The following are encoded together in the Rubrobacter aplysinae genome:
- a CDS encoding ribosome maturation factor RimP has translation MERLAQVVEESLPEEAELVEARFSGGPALTLLVDREGGEVDHEYCSRLASTVGPALDGAGFDGPVEISSPGIERPLTKPDHFRRFEGHEAKIKVGEPINGQRNFTGTIHRTGESSFVLKLLEGGAEVELPFGSVTRAYLREDIQA, from the coding sequence TTGGAGAGGCTGGCTCAGGTCGTCGAAGAGTCGTTGCCCGAGGAGGCGGAGCTCGTAGAGGCTCGTTTCTCCGGGGGTCCCGCGTTGACGCTGCTCGTCGACCGGGAAGGCGGCGAGGTGGACCACGAGTACTGCTCCCGGCTCGCCTCCACGGTCGGACCGGCGCTCGACGGGGCCGGATTCGACGGGCCGGTCGAGATCTCCTCTCCCGGCATAGAGCGGCCGCTGACCAAGCCGGATCACTTCAGGCGTTTCGAGGGACACGAGGCAAAGATAAAGGTCGGCGAGCCCATAAACGGACAGCGTAACTTCACCGGCACGATACACAGAACCGGGGAGTCGAGCTTCGTCCTAAAACTCTTGGAGGGGGGAGCGGAAGTGGAGTTGCCGTTCGGCTCCGTAACCCGGGCTTACCTCAGAGAGGACATACAAGCATGA